The Montipora foliosa isolate CH-2021 chromosome 10, ASM3666993v2, whole genome shotgun sequence genomic sequence AATCAGATCGCAAAGTATAACTAATGTTCGAgcgaacaaagaaacaaacaccaCCGTCAAAGCGGCCATTTGTTTTCCTGTCACGGCGAATAATTTCATAGCCAGGAATGTAAACATCACTATCCTTAACCGAGTCGTCAAGCCTGGTCTCGTTAATTGATAGAACATCAACGGGCGTGTCTGCGAGCAAGATTCTCAGTTCGTCGATATGTTTCACCAAACTAGTGACATTCAAATTAGCTAGTTTGAATCCACGACTGGAGGGTAAAATGGGAGAGATAAAATCATCAATCCGAGACTCACACTGCACTTCACAAGCACTAGAGATTCAAATATTATCAATATGAGTTAAAAAGTTACTGGACAAAATGCTCACCCCTTTTCTATTTAAATGAAGTCCACTCGCATTAAGACACGAAGAGTCAATGTTGATGTGAGGAAGGAAACCCCATCTTCGATTGGAGCAGAACCTTTTGAGcaacttgttaatttcagtaGCCTTTTTCCACAGTTCATCTTCCTTCCGGACACAAATAGCAGAAATAGAGACAAGAGTCTCCGGCGAGTCACTTTCAATCTGGTCCGCCAAGTTCACAATACTCTCAGCAATTTGTTGTGGTGTTTGGATCGACAGCAGGTCATTTGTACCGACATGTAGAATCAAGCTCTCTGGACATTTCCTGGTTATTGGCTTTAGGTAATCTTCCATGTCAGATGTGGTTGCGCCAGAAAAAGATTTCACTACAACCTTGTTGGATCTAGAAAGTTTCCAGCCTCGTACATTTTGCACTACGCTGTCGCCACAAACAACTGTGGCAGGTTTTCTATCCGCTCTGGCAAAATGGCTCTCTTTTATAGAGGTTGCTTCTTCTGCATTTTGCGAACTCCTTCTTGCGTTAGCAGAATTTGCAGGCTGGCGCAGCTTTGATGACCTAGTGGAGTTCTTTTGCGTTGTTCCTTTGGGTTTGTTTTTCGATCGTTTACCTCGAGAGCTTCTTTCGTGGTTTCCATTCATTATCATTGATTTCCCAGGAGATTCTTGTTGGTTATCAGCAGCGCATTCAGTCGAAACCTTAGAACAAACAGAAGACTCTGTAGAGAGAATTCTAAGGGATTCTAGAAGACAAGCCTTTTCTTCTTCcatcttttttattttgtcctcaTATGTTGcacacttaaaggggctaggtcaagctattttaggtaattttgtttaattctgttgattatgagctctaaacgtcaaattggcagagcaagagtctttcgtttgcaaaatcacggccacataacaactgagaatgattttccagctttgtaaatgacattttgatacagactgatataaatttgaaaaaaggtgggccgatgtttttcaaatttatccaaactcaatccatttcaatcctctccagttttgtccatccaagTCCCTTCTTAGcctccctgtgttttgttagagttcttctatagttttgaacagttattttgatattttagttaattctatgaccattcgatcagtgccgaaattgcctaaaattgcgtgacctagcccctttaagcttgTATTGGTTGAGTTCGTGTTCAAACGTCGAAGCTTGTTTGGCGGGGAATTTGAGTTGGGAGTTGATAGATTCAACCGCTATCCAAAGCTTGCGTATCTCGTTTCTGCAATTACAGCTCTCCGGCAGCGAAACTATTTTGCCCAGTTCTGTGTCTGAAGAGCTTAATCGCTGCTTTGAAGATCACTACATTTGTCAGATCACTACATTTGTCTACAATACCTTTTGTTCTTGTCTCTAATTTTCCGTTGGTGTTGACTTTGACGAAGTAGAGAACTTGTTTGGAATATCGTTCGCGGAAAATTTGCCAAACAATTGCTTTCGGTTTTCTTTCTCCCCAACGAAGTCATTAGCTACGTCTACAAGAGTCAGAGCATCTGTTCTGTCCTTGTGAGCATGCAACATCATAAGGTGGTTCGGTCTAGAGTCTCCCGTTGTTGAGCGCAAATACGTCTTCACCCGCTTTAAAGCTGAAAACGATCTCTCACTAACGGCATTGGTTGCTGGCAGGACGAGTAACAGCTTTCCCTGGGTAGAAATTTCGCTTAATAGTTTTCTGCGGGAGCTATCAAGCGACTGCAAGAAGGTTACCAAATCATTGACGCCATTGACTCTGCTCTCTGTGGTAAAAGCAAAAGTTGTCCTTTTAACTTGAAAGAATCCAAATCTTCGCTGTACATTTTCACCACTTCGGCTAGCTCAGTGCCACATGGCTCACTGGCAAAAGACTTCAAGAGGAGCTCCTGTATGTTCAAGTAGACTTTGAATTCTTTTTGCTCAAATCTTGTGGGGATGCATTGGGTTACAGTATCTATCGCATTAAAGTAGATTCGTCTGTAACGGTCTTTGTGGGTTTCAGGAAAGTGGTGGGTGTTCTGTTCTCCAACTTCGTGCCTGACTGGTGCTTTTCTCTTCCTGGGTAACTTAGGATCCTCAATGGTCTGAATCTCTGTAGTTTTGCGCTGCAAGATCCGAGCCCAAAAAAGATTAAATGAGGTATCAGTCCGATCTTTCAGTAAGGTTTTTACCACATCCTGGGCAAGTCTGTTACCTTGAGCAGCTGAGGTGGATGAATCTTGCAAGGCGCGACTTACGTTGTCGGTCTGCCTCAGAAGCTGCTCTCCCAGAGTacaaccaaaataaaaattgaacgtTGTCATCATACTTTGAACACCTCGGATTCTTGCCTTCATTTCCGTGTCTTTTGACACGGTTAGCGACCAGTCCCATAGTTCCATTAGTTCAGCGTGATTATTGATCACTGCTGCTAATGCTTCGCCACGCACAGTCCATCTCATAGGGCAAAATGCATGTACACCACGTGACTCATTCTTGGTTTCGGCTCTTATTTTGTCTAACTTTGTGTTTCTTTGCGGTGACTTTTTAACCAGCTTTCCAATTTCTCGTACTGTATCAAGTGAATCACTGATACACTGAACTGATTTTATGGCATCAGCGACAGCCAGATTTAAGGCATGCTCATAACAGTGCGTGTATAAGCATTTTCCGTTGATGGTTTTAATTTGCGTAGCTACTCCTGTTTTCTCGCCTGCCATTGTCGCTACTCCATCATAACACTGCCCACGGGCGTGCTGGATGTTTAAATTCATTCTCAGTAGGGCATTCTTTAGTATTGCTACTACTTAATCTGCTGTTGTTCTTTCCAAAGGATGCATTCCGATGAAATCTTCGTGTATCACAAAACAGTGGTCGACCCACCGAATGCAAGTAACTAGTTGTTCCTTGTTTGAAACATCTGCTGTTTCGTCAGCCATGATCGTGAAAAAGGTCGCATTCTGAATGTTTGCAGATATTTTCCGCATCATGCCAAAAGCCATTGCCTCTAGCATCTCATTCTGAATTTCTGGCGATGTGTATTTCTCATCTCTTTTCTGAAGCCACTCAATGATCTCTGGATTTTCCTGTGACCGTAGTTTCAGCAGCTGATGAAAATTGGAGTTCTCCTCACACATTGTTTCAGTGTTCCAGTCTCCCCTTAATGGCAAAGCCTGGCGCGCTAAGTATCGGATGTTGGACAGGATTGTGAGCaaaatctttctatttttgctcttttcTAATGTATGTCGTTCACATAGCAAGTCACCGATATCACCTATTACTGTTGCGGGTGCCGTGACATATCTTGCAACTGCCTCCATATGCGAATCAGACGATTCGTGCTTTTGAAACCCTTTCTTTTTCTCCAACGCATTTTTCCAGTTACAAAATCCATTTTTCGTAAAAGCTGGGTCTGCAGTAGATGAAGTTAACATTCCGCTGTGAAGTGCTTTCAAGCAAGTATGGCAATAAGCCGCATCTCTTCTCTCGTCATTATGCAACCACTTAAATAGTTCAAACCATGCTGTTtgaaatgatctttttgtttgattcttaCTCCCGAAGGTCTTTGACGGGAATTTAAAATTCTTCGGCTGATAAGGACTATCTGATACGTAAACAAAGACCTGATCTGGACGGCTAACTTGCCTCTTTGTCGTTTCCTGTTTGCCAGCTATTGTTGTCGATCTCCAAATCAGTTTCATTTCCGGATTGTTCTTTGATTAGGATTGTTTCTTCGACTACACCAGGCTCTGTGTCACTAGTACATGGTCTTACCCACGATAAAGGTGTTCCCTGCTTATTTTCGACTTGTTTGGATTTCTTTTTCGGCGGCTCTTGCGAAGGCATTGTAAAACTTTCAATATAAACGCGCAAAAACCTAAGTCTTACTCTAGTACAGTAGTATATTTTACACTGGCGGACTTCTTAGGAAACCAATAAAGTTCTGTCATTGGTGCATTTCCATCCATTTTGCTTCTGACTATTTTCATGCTTAATAAGTagatattttaaagctgttggtTGTTTTTGGCAGAGCAAAAATACGATTTCGTTTGTTTACACAATTCCAAATGCACAGAAAAACAACAGTACATAATCTTACTATGATCGACAATGCTTTGAAACTTTAGCTTCCATTGACAGCTGTccattttagtaaaaaaaattccacttttGTAGCAGAATTCAATTCAAGTCTGAAAATTTCTGGGGGGGCTCGAGCCCCCCCTGCCCCTCCCCCTGCTACGGGCCTGTGTAAGCCTTTTATAATGACACCCTACCCCCACCACAGTACACAGCACCAGGAGGCTTTCAATGAGGCTTTAGGCAAAACCAgagtgaaaattgagcagtcaTTTGGAATCCTTAAGAGAAGATTCCATCTCATACACTCTGAAATACGAATGGATCAAGGTTTCGCAGCTCGTAGGACCCTGTGCAGTTCTGCATAATATTGCAATCCTTCGAAATGACGTGTATGATCCAAGAGAAACCCTGCTACGATGGCCCTGAAGATGGGTTGAAAATTAGAGATTACATTTGTGAACATTACTTCTGAATGTTTCACCATAATTATTGCTGTTGTCCCGTACATGATATGAAGTTCTTTGAAATTCTCATGTTGTTTACATCATATATATAGTTAACTTCTACTGTGTTTACATATACAGGCAACCAAATGAAAagatatgaaaatgaaaaaggcaAGGATAAACTTCTAGGTTCATGATGATGTTTTTGACGCATACCTTACTTTTTAAATCAGAAAGAccttaaaataaaaaaggaaacttttCCCAGATATGTCATTTTTCCTCGATAATACTCATACCCACTGCTATATATTCAGAAGTAATGCTCATGCACAAATGATTTAACTATTATTTCTTTTAGAATTCTGGATTTTGAGCTTCCTTATCCTGGACACAACCAGTTAATACcactaatagaccattttacagttctttgcTCCGTACCCTGGCCTCTGATTGAATGCAAGGCTGGGAGGACCATGTTTTCATACCAACCTACCTGCTTTTCTTATGGAAATTATGCTGATTAAATACTAGTTAGCAGAAGAAAAACatgaatttacataagaaagtaGATAGGCTTGTATCAAAAAAGGGCACCCGGCCCCAGCCTTGTTTTcagtgacaactgtaaaatggtctatttcccTTAATCAAAGAAAGTATTAACCAGCTGCATGCAGGCTAAGCTTCCCCTATtgtatttaaattaaaaaaacaatcaaattGAAACATGAAATGAGGTTAATGTTTGAAACATAGAGCGTCgcacacaaggaaaaaaaaatacaagtaaACATATTTTTTGGTAAATGTCAATATTTAATATGCAGTATacattcaataattttttatcaCAATCTGTGATCCAGAAAACAACCATATCCTCTAAGGGTTTTTAACTGAGATTCCTGAGAGGGGGATGGGCAGTGCTGACAGAATTTGCCAAATAAACTGTCTGAAGAAACATTAATCAGAAAACTCTAGATGAATGGGGGGTTCATATAAAGACTCCCTTCCATGATTGGGGTGTGATTATTTTCTAGAATTATTGCACCAATTGAAGATAAATTGGAGGCAATATCAATAATTTTCAATATCCAGGTCAAAAATGACAAGAATGGAATGCAAACAAACAATGCATGACTGTAAATTTTTTTAACAAGTAATCACATAATTTTCTCCATTTGAGCTAAAACACACCATCCAgtgacattaattttgaataaatatcCACAAAACACATTCAATTTCCAAACTGAAGCCTTTCAGAACAACATAAACCATTTATGTTGTATAACTGAGAGACATCTCCAGCTGGTTCATTTCAAGctcaagttttcttttcttcaaaaccAGAGTTTCCTTCTGCAGTCGCAGTGTTTCACACACTGCGACTGCAGAAGGTCATCCTGAGTAGTCTTCTTCTTTCTCTTCCCCCCACTCACTTGTTCCGGCTCCTTTATCCTGGGTGGGTCAGTCACAGCACTACAATCTAGCCCTCCTGCCTTAAGGGCTGCCATGTCAATTGTTTCAAGCATGTCTGCTTGGGCAGCTACAGCAGGGAGAGCTTCTGCTATCACATCTCCTAAGACAACAAGAAAGGTTAAGAATAAGAAGTTTCTTAGGGACATCTCCTTTGATACACACAGGAAAATGTACCTTGTACACATACATGTGTATTATTTGAACTCAATGTTCTAACGGCTGGTTTCAATAAGTTGTAACTTGGAGGCAACTAAGATGTTCATCCGCTGATTTGTTACTGTCATTACTCATAGCTGTATGTTACaaaccaaattaattattacaGAACATAAAATACTAGATTACAATAGATACAAAAGTTAAAGTTTTAATCAGTTTTCTTGCTCCTGGAAGGGGTTATAGTATTCACAAACTTATGCAAATGCATATGCAAATTAGAGGCACCAAAgaattcaatcaggcaaaaaggATTTACAGTTACGTAGTGAAAACAAGTTATATGGTCAgctgattctttttttttatttcccctATCTGAGATCAGATTAAATTGTACCAAACTTAACAATACATAAATCAGTAcgctaaaaaaaattacacatgGACTAAGTTTCAAGACTTCTTTCAAAGCTCGGTTTTTCATTATTTGAAAAGTATCTTGCACATATTTTGGAGTTGGGACATGATTTTATGACAGACGGGAGGTAGTTGAAAATTGCGGCTGCATATCAAACCCTTTTATCGACTCCTCATTCACAAGTTCACGAGTACTAACTTCTAACATAGCAGTTGATGTTCCATTTCAACTGGATTGTCCTACAACGtgcattcaattttttttttttttttttcaatccaaagGATATTCGCAGTTACTTAATTGCAACTTTTTCCCGTCAATTAAAGCAAACAGGTCTTACCCACGTTTACATAAGGATTACCTTATTCAGTTATTGCTAGGTTACCACTGCTTCTCCCTTTACTTCAACGCAAGAAGAGAATACAAAATGGCCGAGAGCGAAAATCGATCCGCCAGGCGTTCCGTGTCACGTCGTCAAAACATGTCTATTTTAGTCACATGActtaaaatactgaaaaaaaatttttcacaagttttcagTTACGGTAGGTCAACCCTCATGTGAAATAATGGTAAAAGCGGTACTCACCGGACTCAAAACCTCCTGTTATTCCCGAAAAACCGGGCGTGTTGTCATAAACTTCGACAGTCATTTTATTCGTGTCGGAGGGTTCGCCCGGTGCCGGTCCATCACCCGTCTTCCTTTGCGCCTTTTTTTGTTGGCTAAACTCCTTCTTGGCTATGCTGAAAAGTCCTTTCCATTTCTGTTTTACTTCGTAGATGGTTCTGCTGGCTACACCAACGGCATTAACCTTCTCTGTAATGGCTTTCCATGTTTCAGTTTTGGTTTTATTGGTAACATTGTCGGAAAACTTGCTTTGCAAGATGCCTTTATTTGCCTCCACGTTTTCTGTAATTATTGTCAACTCTCTGGTAGTAAAATtaggttt encodes the following:
- the LOC137972635 gene encoding zinc finger MYM-type protein 1-like, coding for MKLIWRSTTIAGKQETTKRQVSRPDQVFVYVSDSPYQPKNFKFPSKTFGSKNQTKRSFQTAWFELFKWLHNDERRDAAYCHTCLKALHSGMLTSSTADPAFTKNGFCNWKNALEKKKGFQKHESSDSHMEAVARYVTAPATVIGDIGDLLCERHTLEKSKNRKILLTILSNIRYLARQALPLRGDWNTETMCEENSNFHQLLKLRSQENPEIIEWLQKRDEKYTSPEIQNEMLEAMAFGMMRKISANIQNATFFTIMADETADVSNKEQLVTCIRWVDHCFVIHEDFIGMHPLERTTAD